The proteins below are encoded in one region of Amycolatopsis acidiphila:
- a CDS encoding amino acid deaminase → MTSSDCSVNPGALAALREEPLDWRFKSIPSALWGLSLADAAAQRLSLFDDGFLAPLVVLDADALEHNLRTMAAWCAEHGVRLAPHGKTTMAPQLFARQIEHGAWGMTAANAGQLRVYRAFGVSRVLLANQLVDPAALRWLAAELDGDDGFEFSCWVDSVRSAELMTEALQGTRRQVDVLVELGGEGGRTGARDEATALAIAETVQSSPALRLTGVGGYEGALAHDSSPHSKEIVSGYLRRLRELTITLAQRGFLGGQIVVTAGGSAYFDLVAAELAGGWPDGLDVLPVLRSGAYVTHDDGFYRSISPLGHRFRPALRAWAQVTSKPADELALLTMGKRDASFDEGLPEPQLFRRDGVTGQLAGHEVTAMNDQHSFLSLPPGSPLRVGDWVGLGLSHPCTVFDKWQLIPVVDGETVVDLVRTYF, encoded by the coding sequence ATGACCTCCTCCGACTGCTCGGTGAACCCGGGTGCGCTGGCGGCTCTTCGAGAGGAACCGCTCGACTGGCGGTTCAAGTCGATCCCCTCCGCGCTGTGGGGCCTCTCCCTCGCCGACGCCGCGGCTCAGCGGCTCAGCCTCTTCGACGACGGGTTCCTCGCGCCGCTCGTCGTGCTCGACGCGGACGCGCTGGAGCACAACCTCCGCACGATGGCCGCCTGGTGCGCCGAACACGGCGTCCGGCTCGCGCCACACGGCAAGACGACGATGGCACCGCAACTGTTCGCACGGCAGATCGAGCACGGCGCGTGGGGCATGACCGCCGCCAACGCCGGTCAGCTGCGGGTCTACCGGGCGTTCGGCGTCTCCCGGGTGCTGCTGGCGAACCAGCTCGTGGACCCGGCCGCGCTGCGGTGGCTGGCGGCCGAACTGGACGGTGACGACGGCTTTGAGTTCAGCTGCTGGGTCGACTCGGTCCGCTCGGCCGAGCTGATGACGGAAGCGCTGCAGGGCACGCGGCGGCAGGTGGACGTGCTCGTCGAACTGGGCGGCGAGGGCGGGCGCACCGGCGCCCGGGACGAGGCCACCGCGCTCGCGATCGCCGAAACGGTCCAGAGCAGTCCGGCGCTGCGGCTGACCGGGGTCGGCGGCTACGAGGGCGCGCTCGCGCACGACAGCTCCCCGCACTCGAAGGAGATCGTCAGCGGGTACCTGCGGCGGCTGCGGGAGTTGACGATCACCTTGGCGCAGCGGGGTTTCCTCGGCGGGCAGATCGTCGTCACCGCGGGTGGCAGCGCGTACTTCGACCTCGTCGCCGCCGAGCTGGCCGGCGGGTGGCCCGACGGGCTCGACGTGCTGCCGGTCCTGCGCAGCGGCGCCTACGTCACGCACGACGACGGCTTCTACCGGTCCATCTCGCCGCTCGGGCACCGGTTCCGCCCGGCGCTGCGAGCGTGGGCACAGGTCACCTCGAAGCCGGCCGACGAGCTGGCGCTGCTCACGATGGGCAAGCGCGACGCGTCGTTCGACGAAGGACTGCCCGAGCCGCAGCTGTTCCGGCGGGACGGGGTGACAGGGCAGCTCGCCGGGCACGAGGTCACCGCCATGAACGACCAGCACTCCTTCCTTTCCCTGCCACCGGGTTCGCCACTGCGGGTGGGCGACTGGGTGGGGCTCGGGCTGTCGCATCCGTGCACGGTGTTCGACAAGTGGCAGCTCATCCCGGTCGTCGACGGCGAGACCGTCGTCGACCTCGTCCGCACCTACTTCTAG
- a CDS encoding DUF1844 domain-containing protein, protein MSYNASSQPENSPGVRELEDIPSVEVISRAAVMLMSAAAERLGLADPDPDSSPHRDLDEARRLITALAGLITSSAEYLGLHAAPLRDGLQSLQKAFREASAVPDAPGQGPGEKYTGPVA, encoded by the coding sequence GTGTCTTACAACGCTTCCTCCCAGCCCGAGAATTCCCCGGGCGTGCGCGAACTGGAGGACATCCCCAGCGTAGAGGTCATCAGCCGGGCGGCGGTCATGCTGATGTCGGCGGCCGCCGAGCGGCTCGGGCTCGCCGACCCCGACCCGGACTCGAGCCCGCACCGTGACCTCGACGAGGCGCGGCGCCTGATCACCGCGCTCGCCGGCCTGATCACCTCGTCGGCAGAGTACCTCGGCCTGCACGCCGCGCCCCTGCGCGACGGCCTGCAGTCGCTGCAGAAGGCCTTCCGCGAGGCCTCCGCCGTGCCCGACGCCCCTGGTCAGGGCCCCGGCGAGAAGTACACCGGCCCGGTCGCCTGA
- the uvrA gene encoding excinuclease ABC subunit UvrA yields the protein MADRLVVRGAREHNLRGVDIDLPRDSLIVFTGLSGSGKSSLAFDTIFAEGQRRYVESLSAYARQFLGQMDKPDVDFIEGLSPAVSIDQKSTSRNPRSTVGTITEVYDYLRLLYARAGKAHCPQCGELISKQTPQQIVDQVLEMEPGTRFQVLAPVVRGRKGEYLDLFANLQQQGYSRARVDGEVYQLTDPPKLKKQEKHHIGVVVDRLSVKSSSKQRLTDSVETALRLADGLVELEFVDLPEHDAHRIRGFSENLACPNGHPLAIEDLEPRSFSFNSPYGACPECTGIGIRKEVDPELVVPDDELSLGEGAIAPWAGGQSADYFLRLLESLSETIGFRMDTPWRKLPAKVQKAVLHGVNEQVHVRYRNRYGRQRSYYANFEGVIPFLERRLDQTESEYMRERYEGYMREVPCPACQGTRLKPEILAVTLEHVDYGDRSIAEVCALSIEEASAFLDGLKLGQRQKMIAGAVLKEIQARLRFLLDVGLNYLSLDRAAGTLSGGEAQRIRLATQIGSGLVGVLYVLDEPSIGLHQRDNHRLIETLTRLRDLGNTLIVVEHDEDTIRSSDWVVDIGPGAGEHGGEVVHSGPYKKLLRSKESLTGQYLSGRRVIPVPEIRRPVDRKRQLTVVGAREHNLRGVDVSFPLGCLVSVTGVSGSGKSTLVNDILATVLANKLNGARQVPGRHTRVRGLDLVDKLVRVDQSPIGRTPRSNAATYTGVWDHIRKLFAATTEAKVRGYQPGRFSFNVKGGRCEACAGDGTIKIEMNFLPDVYVPCEVCKGARYNRETLEVHYKGKTVSDVLDMPIEEAAEFFEPIKAIHRHLQTLVDVGLGYVRLGQPAPTLSGGEAQRVKLASELQKRSTGKTVYVLDEPTTGLHFEDIRKLLGVINGLVDKGNTVIVIEHNLDVIKTSDWIVDMGPEGGSGGGVIVAEGSPEQVAEIEESHTGQFLRSVLTPA from the coding sequence GTGGCTGATCGCCTCGTTGTTCGCGGCGCGCGCGAGCACAATCTCCGTGGCGTCGATATCGACCTGCCCAGGGACAGCCTGATCGTCTTCACCGGCCTGTCCGGCTCGGGCAAGTCGAGCCTGGCCTTCGACACGATCTTCGCCGAGGGGCAGCGCCGCTACGTCGAGTCGCTGTCGGCGTACGCCCGGCAGTTCCTGGGGCAGATGGACAAGCCCGACGTCGACTTCATCGAAGGCCTCTCGCCCGCGGTCTCCATCGACCAGAAGTCCACCTCGCGCAACCCGCGGTCCACCGTGGGCACGATCACCGAGGTCTACGACTACCTGCGGCTGCTCTACGCCCGCGCGGGCAAGGCGCACTGCCCGCAGTGCGGTGAGCTGATCAGCAAGCAGACCCCGCAGCAGATCGTCGACCAGGTGCTCGAGATGGAGCCCGGCACCCGGTTCCAGGTGCTCGCGCCGGTGGTGCGCGGCCGCAAGGGGGAGTACCTCGACCTGTTCGCGAACCTGCAGCAGCAGGGCTACTCGCGGGCCCGCGTCGACGGGGAGGTATACCAGCTGACCGACCCCCCGAAGCTCAAGAAGCAGGAGAAGCACCACATCGGCGTCGTGGTGGACCGGCTCTCCGTCAAGTCCTCGTCCAAGCAGCGGCTCACCGACTCGGTCGAGACCGCGCTGCGGCTGGCCGACGGCCTGGTCGAGCTGGAGTTCGTGGACCTGCCGGAGCACGACGCCCACCGCATTCGCGGCTTCTCCGAGAACCTGGCCTGCCCGAACGGCCACCCGCTCGCGATCGAGGATCTCGAGCCCCGCTCGTTCTCGTTCAACTCGCCCTACGGCGCCTGCCCCGAGTGCACCGGCATCGGCATCCGCAAGGAGGTCGACCCGGAGCTGGTGGTGCCGGACGACGAGCTGTCCCTCGGCGAGGGCGCGATCGCGCCGTGGGCGGGCGGGCAGAGCGCCGATTACTTCCTGCGGCTGCTGGAGTCGTTGTCGGAGACCATCGGGTTCCGGATGGACACGCCGTGGCGCAAGCTGCCCGCGAAGGTGCAGAAGGCGGTGCTGCACGGCGTCAACGAGCAGGTGCACGTCCGCTACCGCAACCGGTACGGCCGCCAGCGCTCGTACTACGCGAACTTCGAGGGCGTGATCCCGTTCCTCGAGCGCCGGCTCGACCAGACCGAGTCGGAGTACATGCGCGAGCGCTACGAGGGCTACATGCGCGAGGTGCCGTGCCCTGCGTGCCAGGGCACCCGGCTCAAGCCGGAGATCCTCGCGGTCACCCTCGAGCACGTCGACTACGGCGACCGTTCGATCGCCGAGGTGTGCGCGCTCTCGATCGAGGAGGCTTCGGCGTTCCTCGACGGGCTGAAGCTGGGCCAGCGGCAGAAGATGATCGCGGGCGCGGTCCTCAAGGAGATCCAGGCCCGGCTGCGCTTCCTGCTCGACGTCGGGCTCAACTACCTCTCGCTCGACCGGGCGGCGGGCACGCTGTCCGGTGGCGAGGCACAGCGCATCCGGCTCGCCACGCAGATCGGCTCCGGTCTGGTGGGCGTGCTCTACGTGCTCGACGAGCCGTCGATCGGGCTACACCAGCGTGACAACCACCGCCTGATCGAGACCCTGACCCGGCTGCGGGACCTCGGCAACACGCTCATCGTGGTCGAGCACGACGAGGACACCATCCGGTCGAGTGACTGGGTCGTCGACATCGGCCCCGGCGCGGGCGAGCACGGTGGCGAGGTCGTCCACAGTGGACCGTACAAGAAGCTGTTGCGCAGCAAGGAGTCGCTGACCGGGCAGTACCTGTCCGGGCGGCGGGTCATCCCGGTGCCGGAGATCCGGCGGCCGGTGGACCGCAAACGGCAGCTGACGGTCGTGGGCGCGCGCGAGCACAACCTGCGCGGTGTCGACGTGTCGTTCCCGCTGGGCTGCCTGGTGTCGGTCACGGGCGTGTCCGGCTCGGGCAAGTCGACGCTGGTGAACGACATCCTCGCGACGGTGCTGGCGAACAAGCTCAACGGCGCCCGCCAGGTGCCGGGGCGGCACACCCGGGTGCGCGGGCTGGACCTGGTGGACAAGCTCGTGCGGGTGGACCAGTCCCCGATCGGCCGCACCCCGCGCTCCAACGCGGCGACGTACACCGGGGTGTGGGACCACATCCGCAAGCTGTTCGCGGCCACCACCGAGGCGAAGGTCCGCGGCTACCAGCCCGGCCGGTTCTCGTTCAACGTCAAGGGCGGGCGCTGCGAGGCGTGCGCGGGCGACGGCACGATCAAGATCGAGATGAACTTCCTGCCGGACGTCTACGTCCCGTGCGAGGTGTGCAAGGGCGCCCGGTACAACCGCGAGACGCTCGAGGTGCACTACAAGGGCAAGACGGTGTCGGACGTGCTCGACATGCCGATCGAGGAGGCCGCGGAGTTCTTCGAGCCGATCAAGGCGATCCACCGGCACCTGCAGACGCTGGTGGACGTCGGTCTCGGCTACGTCCGCCTCGGCCAGCCCGCGCCGACACTCTCCGGTGGTGAGGCGCAGCGGGTGAAGCTCGCCAGCGAGCTGCAGAAGCGGTCCACGGGCAAGACGGTGTACGTCCTCGACGAGCCGACGACCGGTCTGCACTTCGAGGACATCAGGAAGCTGCTCGGGGTGATCAACGGCCTGGTCGACAAGGGCAACACGGTGATCGTGATCGAGCACAACCTCGATGTCATCAAGACCTCGGACTGGATCGTCGACATGGGCCCGGAGGGCGGTTCCGGCGGCGGTGTCATCGTGGCCGAAGGCAGCCCGGAGCAGGTGGCCGAGATCGAGGAGAGCCACACGGGCCAGTTCCTCCGGTCGGTCCTGACCCCGGCCTGA
- a CDS encoding IclR family transcriptional regulator: MSQSLDRGLSVLGALAEGADTLDALAEELGVHKSTVLRLLRTLEAQHFVRREGPRHYRLGSALFDLASRALEDRDVRRSAAPALAELNARTGHTVHLATYEEGEVVYVDKYEGRHSVRMYSRIGKRAPLHCTAVGKVLVSALDPARRAEVAHALEYPALTENTITSAQAYLAELERVAEQGYAVDNAEHEDFIHCVAAPVRGAGGEVLAAVSLSVPRVLLDYDGLLALLPDLKAAAGKASVHSGWAGP; this comes from the coding sequence GTGAGCCAGAGTCTTGATCGCGGGCTGAGCGTGCTCGGCGCGCTCGCCGAGGGTGCCGACACGCTCGACGCGCTGGCCGAGGAGCTCGGCGTGCACAAGTCGACAGTGCTGCGGCTGCTACGCACCCTGGAGGCCCAGCACTTCGTGCGGCGCGAGGGGCCGCGGCACTACCGGCTGGGCAGTGCGCTGTTCGACCTGGCCAGCCGCGCCCTGGAGGACAGGGACGTCCGCCGCAGCGCCGCACCCGCGCTGGCGGAGCTGAACGCCCGGACCGGGCACACCGTGCACCTGGCGACGTACGAGGAGGGCGAGGTCGTCTACGTCGACAAGTACGAGGGCCGGCACAGCGTGCGGATGTACTCGCGGATCGGCAAACGCGCCCCGCTGCACTGCACCGCCGTCGGGAAGGTGCTGGTGTCCGCGCTCGACCCGGCCCGCCGGGCCGAGGTCGCCCACGCGCTCGAGTACCCCGCGCTGACGGAGAACACGATCACCAGCGCGCAGGCGTACCTGGCCGAGCTGGAGCGGGTCGCCGAGCAGGGGTATGCCGTGGACAACGCCGAGCACGAGGACTTCATCCACTGCGTCGCCGCGCCGGTCCGCGGCGCCGGGGGAGAGGTGCTCGCCGCGGTGTCGCTGTCGGTACCGAGGGTGCTGCTCGACTACGACGGCCTGCTGGCGCTGCTGCCGGACCTCAAGGCGGCGGCAGGGAAAGCCTCCGTCCACAGTGGATGGGCGGGACCGTGA
- a CDS encoding SRPBCC family protein: MRLNDYLFRDTWFIPAPGRVVFDTVVDLENYPRWWPDVRSVRKIDDDTAELVCRASLPYRLIVRMRRAEQDESRGLLKVCLEGDLEGSLAAAVTPHQAGTTLEITQQVVATKPLLRRLAPVARPLFLVNHALMMRRGHTGLRARLA; encoded by the coding sequence GTGCGCCTCAACGACTACCTCTTCCGGGACACCTGGTTCATCCCCGCGCCGGGGCGCGTGGTCTTCGACACCGTCGTCGACCTGGAGAACTACCCGCGCTGGTGGCCGGACGTCCGCTCGGTGCGCAAGATCGACGACGACACCGCCGAGCTCGTCTGTCGCGCGAGCCTGCCCTACCGGCTGATCGTCCGGATGCGGCGCGCGGAGCAGGACGAGTCGAGGGGCCTGCTGAAGGTGTGCCTCGAAGGCGACCTCGAAGGCTCACTCGCCGCCGCCGTCACCCCGCACCAGGCGGGCACCACCCTCGAGATCACCCAGCAGGTCGTTGCCACCAAACCGCTCCTGCGCCGCCTCGCGCCGGTGGCGCGCCCGCTGTTCCTGGTCAACCACGCGCTCATGATGCGCCGTGGCCACACCGGGTTGCGGGCGCGCCTGGCATGA
- a CDS encoding YbjQ family protein, whose protein sequence is MTQGYPQQQFPIMLSTMNDLPGYKVVRVFGEVFGLTVRSRNMFSTMGAGFKAMAGGELKGLSKLLSDSRYEALGRLAQEAMGHGANAVLALRFDCNEIAQTASEIAAYGTAVYVVPEGAEHAQPQQVAAPQYQQQAPQQQYQQPPQGYPQQ, encoded by the coding sequence ATGACCCAGGGATATCCGCAGCAGCAGTTCCCCATCATGCTGTCCACAATGAACGATTTGCCAGGCTACAAGGTGGTCCGCGTGTTCGGGGAGGTCTTCGGCCTCACGGTGCGCAGCCGGAACATGTTCTCCACCATGGGTGCCGGCTTCAAGGCGATGGCGGGCGGTGAGCTCAAGGGTCTGTCCAAACTGCTCTCCGACTCCCGGTACGAGGCGCTGGGCAGGCTGGCGCAGGAGGCCATGGGGCACGGCGCGAACGCGGTCCTCGCCCTGCGCTTCGACTGCAACGAGATCGCCCAGACCGCGAGCGAGATCGCCGCGTACGGCACCGCCGTGTACGTCGTGCCCGAGGGCGCCGAGCACGCCCAGCCGCAGCAGGTCGCGGCCCCGCAGTACCAGCAGCAGGCGCCGCAGCAGCAGTACCAGCAGCCGCCGCAGGGGTACCCGCAACAGTGA
- a CDS encoding response regulator, with product MIMVLVVEDDPVAAEAHRQYVERVTGFTVAGVVHSGADALRFCERHRVDLVLLDFYLPDTHGLAVCRALRASGSAADVIAVTSARDLAVVKAAVSVGVVQYLLKPFTFASLREKLETYARFRESAGEAADQTDVDRALATLRSPGRSPLPKGMSAETLEAVVAALRAAPQGIPAGAAAEATGVSRVTARRYLEYLADSGLARREPHYGEVGRPEIWYLALASHS from the coding sequence ATGATCATGGTGCTGGTCGTCGAGGACGACCCGGTCGCGGCGGAGGCACACCGGCAGTACGTCGAGCGGGTCACCGGGTTCACCGTCGCCGGGGTCGTCCACTCCGGCGCCGACGCGCTGCGGTTCTGTGAACGCCACCGCGTCGACCTCGTGCTGCTCGACTTCTACCTGCCCGACACGCATGGCCTCGCGGTCTGCCGTGCCTTGCGTGCGAGCGGCAGTGCGGCCGACGTCATCGCCGTGACGTCCGCGCGGGACCTGGCCGTGGTGAAAGCGGCGGTGTCCGTCGGCGTCGTGCAGTACCTGTTGAAGCCGTTCACCTTCGCGTCGCTGCGCGAGAAACTCGAGACCTACGCACGCTTCCGCGAAAGCGCGGGCGAGGCGGCCGACCAGACCGACGTCGATCGCGCGCTGGCGACGTTGCGCTCGCCGGGTCGCAGCCCGCTGCCGAAGGGGATGAGCGCCGAAACACTGGAGGCCGTCGTCGCGGCGTTGCGTGCCGCGCCCCAGGGCATCCCCGCGGGCGCCGCCGCGGAGGCGACCGGCGTCTCGCGGGTGACCGCGCGCCGGTACCTGGAGTACCTGGCCGACAGCGGGCTGGCGAGACGGGAACCACACTACGGTGAGGTGGGCAGACCCGAGATTTGGTACCTGGCGCTCGCCTCTCACAGCTAA
- a CDS encoding cation:dicarboxylate symporter family transporter, giving the protein MHYLYLAVVAAVAAGIIVGFVAPGFAKGLAPLGTGFVNLIKMMISPIIFCTIVLGIGSVAKAAKVGKVGLMAIGYFLVMSTVALIIGLVVGNLLHPGSGLHLNPADAVKAHQQATGGEGSTDFLLGIIPTSLVSAFTEGSVLQTLLVALLTGFALQKLGPAGQPILRGIEYVQKLVFRILSVIMWAAPIGAFGAIAAVVGSTGWAALRSLLVVMVGFYVTCLVFVFVVLGAILWFGARISVFSLLRYLAREFLLIVSTSSSESALPRLIAKMQHLGVSRSVAGITVPTGYSFNLDGTAIYLTMATLFIASAQGSPLSVGEQISLLVFMIIASKGAAGVSGAGIATLAGGLQSHRPDLVGGVGFILGIDRFMSEARAVTNFAGNAVATVLIGSWMKEFDRGRAAEVLSGREPFNETTLLDDEQTPSDISSPKTEALV; this is encoded by the coding sequence ATGCACTACCTGTATCTCGCGGTCGTGGCCGCGGTGGCGGCCGGCATCATCGTCGGGTTCGTCGCCCCGGGGTTCGCCAAGGGCCTCGCGCCGCTGGGCACCGGGTTCGTCAACCTCATCAAGATGATGATCTCCCCCATCATCTTCTGCACCATCGTGCTCGGCATCGGGTCGGTCGCGAAGGCCGCCAAGGTCGGCAAGGTCGGCCTGATGGCCATCGGGTACTTCCTGGTCATGTCCACGGTCGCGCTGATCATCGGGCTCGTCGTGGGCAACCTGCTGCACCCGGGCTCCGGGCTGCACCTCAACCCGGCCGACGCCGTCAAGGCCCATCAGCAGGCCACCGGCGGTGAGGGCAGCACGGACTTCCTGCTCGGGATCATCCCGACGTCGCTGGTCTCGGCGTTCACCGAGGGCTCGGTGCTGCAGACGCTGCTGGTCGCGCTGCTGACCGGGTTCGCGCTGCAGAAGCTGGGGCCCGCGGGGCAGCCGATCCTGCGCGGGATCGAGTACGTCCAGAAGCTCGTGTTCCGGATCCTGTCGGTGATCATGTGGGCGGCGCCGATCGGCGCGTTCGGCGCGATCGCGGCCGTGGTCGGCAGCACCGGCTGGGCGGCACTGCGCAGCCTGCTCGTGGTGATGGTCGGGTTCTACGTGACCTGCCTGGTGTTCGTGTTCGTCGTGCTCGGCGCGATCCTGTGGTTCGGCGCACGGATCAGCGTGTTCAGCCTGCTGCGGTACCTGGCCCGGGAGTTCCTGCTGATCGTCTCGACCTCGTCGTCGGAGTCAGCGCTGCCCCGGCTGATCGCGAAGATGCAGCACCTCGGCGTGAGCCGCTCGGTCGCGGGCATCACGGTGCCGACCGGGTACTCGTTCAACCTCGACGGCACCGCGATCTACCTGACCATGGCGACACTGTTCATCGCCTCGGCGCAGGGCAGCCCGCTCTCGGTCGGCGAGCAGATCTCGCTGCTGGTGTTCATGATCATCGCGTCGAAGGGCGCGGCCGGGGTCAGCGGCGCCGGTATCGCGACCCTGGCAGGCGGACTGCAGTCGCACCGGCCGGACCTGGTCGGCGGCGTCGGGTTCATCCTCGGCATCGACCGGTTCATGTCCGAGGCCCGTGCGGTGACCAACTTCGCGGGGAACGCGGTCGCGACCGTCCTGATCGGGTCGTGGATGAAGGAGTTCGACCGGGGACGGGCGGCGGAGGTGCTGTCCGGGCGCGAGCCGTTCAACGAGACGACGCTGCTGGACGACGAGCAGACCCCTTCGGACATTTCGAGCCCCAAGACCGAGGCGCTCGTCTGA
- a CDS encoding sensor histidine kinase: MRNRRWSLARQLLLVQVAGFAALVAAGTGLSWLDASNAADDRAAEEVVAVSRTIADTPTVLNALSTPDPSGQLQPYADRVLADTGVDFVTIMNPEGIRFSHPNPALIGQKFLGNIDQARAGHVFTETYTGTLGPSMRAVVPVFDGTRVAALVAVGIKVDAISVELTQRIVRLLAVAAAVLVVGVAGSVVVGARLNRQTRGLAPAELSSVFAYYEATLHAVREGLVLLDADSRVVLCNDGARELLGLAADAAGQAVGELGLPFALVTTFQAGEPRTDEIHVTESRVLVVSTAPVREGQRARGAVVTLRDHTDLQLLTGELNTTRGLAESLRSQAHEAANRLHTVVSLVELGRAAEAVEFATAELEIAQRLTDRVVGAVTEPVLAALLLGKAAEANERGVELVLTDDTALDELDLEPRDLVTVLGNLIDNAIDAAIDNAACARPRVTVTARADGEHLLLRVADSGKGVADAARSAVFQRGWSTKPQDGPAGHGLGLALVGQVVRRHHGEVALVNDGGAVFTVRLPLRRGAGR, from the coding sequence ATGAGAAACCGGCGCTGGAGCCTGGCCCGGCAGCTGCTGCTGGTGCAGGTGGCGGGGTTCGCCGCACTGGTCGCCGCGGGCACCGGGCTGTCATGGCTCGACGCCTCGAACGCGGCCGACGACCGGGCCGCGGAGGAGGTGGTCGCGGTCTCCCGCACCATCGCCGACACACCCACGGTGCTCAATGCACTGTCCACACCGGACCCGAGCGGGCAGTTGCAGCCCTACGCGGACCGGGTTCTGGCGGACACCGGCGTCGACTTCGTCACGATCATGAACCCCGAGGGCATCCGTTTCAGCCACCCGAACCCGGCGCTGATCGGGCAGAAGTTCCTCGGCAACATCGACCAGGCCCGCGCCGGGCACGTCTTCACCGAGACCTACACCGGCACGCTCGGCCCGTCGATGCGCGCCGTCGTCCCGGTCTTCGACGGTACCCGGGTGGCCGCGCTCGTCGCCGTGGGCATCAAGGTCGACGCGATCTCGGTCGAACTGACCCAGCGGATCGTGCGGCTGCTGGCCGTCGCGGCCGCCGTGCTCGTCGTCGGGGTCGCGGGCAGCGTGGTGGTCGGTGCCCGGCTCAACCGCCAGACACGCGGCCTCGCGCCCGCCGAGCTCAGCAGCGTCTTCGCCTACTACGAGGCGACGCTGCACGCGGTCCGCGAAGGGCTGGTGCTGCTCGACGCGGACAGCAGAGTCGTGCTGTGCAACGACGGGGCCCGCGAACTGCTCGGCCTCGCCGCCGACGCCGCCGGCCAGGCCGTCGGCGAGCTGGGCCTGCCGTTCGCGCTGGTCACCACGTTCCAAGCCGGTGAGCCGCGAACCGACGAGATCCACGTGACCGAGTCCCGGGTGCTGGTGGTCAGTACCGCCCCGGTCCGCGAGGGACAGCGGGCGCGCGGTGCCGTCGTGACCCTGCGCGACCACACCGATCTTCAGCTGCTGACCGGCGAGCTGAACACCACGCGCGGGCTCGCCGAGTCCCTGCGCTCGCAGGCGCACGAGGCCGCCAACCGCCTGCACACCGTGGTGTCGCTCGTCGAGCTGGGCCGCGCGGCCGAAGCGGTCGAGTTCGCGACGGCCGAGCTGGAGATCGCCCAGCGGCTGACCGACCGGGTCGTCGGGGCGGTGACCGAACCGGTCCTGGCCGCGCTGCTGCTCGGCAAGGCCGCGGAGGCGAACGAACGGGGCGTGGAACTGGTGCTCACCGACGACACCGCGCTGGACGAGCTCGACCTCGAACCGCGGGACCTGGTGACCGTGCTGGGCAACCTGATCGACAACGCCATCGACGCGGCCATCGACAACGCCGCCTGCGCGCGGCCTCGGGTCACCGTGACCGCGCGCGCCGACGGCGAGCACCTCCTGCTGCGCGTCGCGGACAGCGGCAAGGGGGTCGCCGACGCGGCGAGGAGCGCGGTGTTCCAGCGTGGCTGGTCGACCAAACCGCAGGACGGCCCGGCGGGCCACGGCCTCGGGCTGGCGCTGGTCGGGCAGGTCGTCCGCCGTCACCACGGTGAGGTCGCGCTCGTCAACGACGGCGGCGCGGTGTTCACCGTCCGGCTGCCGCTGCGACGGGGTGCCGGCCGATGA
- a CDS encoding RidA family protein has product MAKVAISTENAPKPVAAYSPGSRKGNILQVAGQVGIDPKTGKEAGATVGEQARQAFANVSAVLEAAGSSFDDVVMVRVYLTDTDHFAEFNEVYNQLAQEPYPARTTVYVGLPAGHLVEIDALAVLD; this is encoded by the coding sequence ATGGCGAAGGTCGCGATCAGCACCGAGAACGCGCCGAAACCCGTGGCGGCGTATTCGCCGGGGTCGCGCAAGGGGAACATCCTGCAGGTCGCCGGGCAGGTCGGGATCGACCCGAAGACGGGCAAGGAGGCGGGCGCCACCGTCGGCGAGCAGGCGCGGCAGGCGTTCGCGAACGTCTCGGCGGTGCTCGAGGCAGCGGGTTCGAGCTTCGACGACGTCGTGATGGTGCGGGTCTACCTGACCGACACGGACCACTTCGCGGAGTTCAACGAGGTCTACAACCAGTTGGCGCAGGAGCCCTACCCCGCGCGCACCACGGTCTACGTCGGCCTGCCGGCCGGACACCTGGTGGAGATCGACGCGCTGGCGGTGCTGGACTGA
- a CDS encoding beta-propeller fold lactonase family protein produces the protein MRLGGNVPSGVWPRHFTLDAAQRWMYVSNQRSGTVNWLPRDPATGRLGAVAGSLAVPSVATVLL, from the coding sequence GTGCGGTTGGGCGGAAACGTGCCCAGCGGCGTGTGGCCGCGGCATTTCACGCTCGACGCAGCGCAGCGCTGGATGTACGTGTCGAACCAGCGGTCCGGCACGGTGAACTGGCTGCCCCGTGATCCCGCGACCGGACGCCTCGGCGCCGTCGCGGGGTCACTCGCCGTTCCCTCTGTCGCCACTGTGTTGTTGTAG